One genomic region from Leptolyngbyaceae cyanobacterium JSC-12 encodes:
- a CDS encoding anti-anti-sigma factor (IMG reference gene:2510093993~PFAM: STAS domain~TIGRFAM: anti-anti-sigma factor), translated as MKLMNSEIKVIKPSGILDSSMASQLCREVDEFVKGGNTRVLVDLENVSFIDSSGLGGLVNAFKSTRAVGGKLVLCSVCEQARMLLEITGMDQVFEIFPSQSEFIQAC; from the coding sequence ATGAAACTCATGAATTCCGAAATTAAAGTCATCAAACCATCAGGAATCCTGGACAGCTCAATGGCAAGTCAACTTTGTCGTGAGGTTGATGAATTTGTCAAAGGTGGAAACACACGAGTCCTGGTTGATCTGGAAAATGTGTCTTTCATTGATAGTTCAGGTTTAGGTGGGTTGGTGAATGCCTTCAAATCAACCCGAGCAGTGGGCGGAAAGCTTGTTCTTTGCTCTGTGTGTGAACAAGCACGGATGCTGTTAGAAATCACTGGAATGGATCAAGTATTTGAGATTTTTCCAAGTCAGAGTGAATTTATCCAGGCTTGCTAG
- a CDS encoding penicillin-binding protein 2 (IMG reference gene:2510093994~PFAM: Penicillin binding protein transpeptidase domain; Penicillin-binding Protein dimerisation domain~TIGRFAM: penicillin-binding protein 2) has translation MASGLSFVSKNRLVNVTLTQRSRRAISLILLGTALVTVCGARLIQLQILQGNYYRERAEKNRIALIPIPADRGNIIDHNGKLLAANRLSRSVYLRPREQTKEEWAETATRLSPILNIPPGEILEKLKQSGYRSAMPVRISRNLSLDAFVALAENSHQFPGLEIRGESSRYYPNGKLAAHVLGYISEATAADLKANPDFPMGMLVGQMGIERLANKTLKGVWGGQVVEVDASGQEVDNLGIKPSISGEPVRLTLDLELQKAAEKALANRRGAVVALNVKTGAVLALASGPAFDPNLFTRRISKAEWAQLQNQDDPFLNRALQGYPPGSTFKVVTAIAGMQSGKFFPDSTLMTYSAINLGGHLFHEHGAPQGVIGFRDALAFSSNTFFYQVGLATGPEQISKWGRALGVGEVTDLGLDGGSYGLIPTPAEKEKLFKEPWYGGDTVSMSIGQGLVQMTPLEMAVVYAAIANGGYRVKPHLLASYTGTPKTKPQKIGINPNILAVIRQGLAAVVQEGTARRLNDGSIPLTAGKTGTAEVLGQRDNSLFAGFGPVNNPQIAVAVVVENGGYGAESAVPIAHEVYKTYFKTGKQRNLKK, from the coding sequence ATGGCTAGTGGGCTTTCCTTCGTATCTAAGAATCGGCTAGTCAACGTAACATTGACTCAGCGATCGCGCCGTGCCATTTCACTGATTCTTCTAGGTACAGCTCTTGTTACAGTTTGTGGTGCTCGCCTGATACAGCTACAAATTTTGCAAGGGAACTATTACCGAGAGCGAGCCGAAAAAAATCGCATTGCGTTGATCCCAATTCCGGCTGATCGCGGGAATATTATTGACCACAACGGCAAACTCCTGGCTGCCAATCGACTATCGCGATCAGTTTACCTGCGTCCAAGGGAACAAACCAAAGAAGAATGGGCAGAAACAGCAACACGGTTATCTCCCATACTTAACATTCCTCCTGGAGAGATTCTAGAAAAACTTAAACAATCAGGATATCGCTCAGCAATGCCTGTTCGCATTAGCCGAAACTTATCTTTGGATGCCTTTGTAGCGCTGGCCGAGAACAGTCATCAGTTTCCTGGACTCGAAATTCGAGGGGAATCCAGCCGCTACTACCCCAATGGTAAACTGGCAGCTCATGTTCTTGGCTATATTAGCGAAGCAACGGCGGCAGATCTGAAGGCAAACCCAGACTTTCCAATGGGCATGTTAGTTGGGCAGATGGGGATTGAGCGCTTAGCCAACAAAACACTCAAAGGGGTTTGGGGAGGGCAAGTTGTTGAAGTAGATGCTTCTGGACAAGAGGTAGATAACTTAGGCATAAAGCCGTCTATATCAGGAGAACCTGTGCGACTGACCCTTGACCTGGAGTTACAAAAAGCGGCAGAAAAAGCCCTAGCAAATCGTCGAGGAGCAGTGGTCGCTTTGAACGTTAAAACGGGGGCAGTCTTAGCCTTAGCAAGTGGTCCCGCATTCGACCCCAATCTGTTTACCCGGCGCATTTCTAAAGCAGAGTGGGCACAATTACAGAATCAAGATGATCCCTTTCTTAATCGGGCATTACAGGGCTATCCTCCTGGCAGCACCTTTAAAGTGGTAACAGCTATTGCTGGAATGCAGTCTGGGAAGTTTTTTCCTGACTCAACATTGATGACCTACTCTGCAATTAACCTCGGAGGGCATCTGTTCCATGAGCATGGTGCGCCCCAGGGTGTGATTGGGTTTCGAGATGCACTGGCGTTCAGTAGTAACACTTTTTTTTATCAGGTTGGTTTAGCAACGGGTCCGGAGCAAATTTCCAAATGGGGACGTGCGCTTGGGGTCGGCGAGGTTACAGATCTCGGCTTAGATGGTGGCAGTTATGGACTGATCCCCACACCAGCGGAAAAAGAAAAACTGTTCAAAGAACCCTGGTACGGTGGGGATACGGTGAGTATGTCAATTGGGCAGGGCTTAGTCCAGATGACTCCATTGGAGATGGCGGTGGTTTATGCGGCGATCGCCAATGGCGGGTATCGGGTTAAACCCCATTTACTCGCCAGCTACACAGGCACTCCTAAAACCAAACCTCAAAAGATAGGAATCAACCCCAACATCCTGGCAGTAATTCGGCAAGGATTAGCTGCTGTAGTGCAGGAAGGTACTGCTCGCCGTTTGAATGACGGCTCAATTCCACTCACAGCAGGAAAAACAGGGACAGCAGAAGTGCTTGGACAACGAGATAACTCTCTCTTTGCAGGGTTTGGTCCTGTAAACAATCCCCAAATTGCAGTTGCAGTCGTGGTTGAAAATGGCGGGTATGGAGCAGAATCGGCTGTTCCCATTGCCCACGAAGTTTATAAAACCTACTTCAAAACAGGAAAGCAAAGAAATTTGAAAAAGTGA
- a CDS encoding putative membrane protein (IMG reference gene:2510093995~PFAM: Rhomboid family; Mycoplasma MFS transporter), translating to MTLNLFLIQLVLFTALFMLVQATRLPRGWLVAIGIVLLVLMSGFLIAPEWAGLVSGSVWALLILCPMVGIARVNRLVTQERYRQASYLANWLKWLHPADGFWEYPQLLKGLNLAKHGRLGEAKQILCRYQTDSTPTGRMAKVTLYRMEARWEELLKWIQHNIPEKLLEQEAWLGVAYLRSLAELGDVNSLLQGIERFEQLGRRGYAEVLRTLRLYALAFCGQSEDLQRFLDIALPFYPAPTRQFWLATAEMAAGNWAIAQERLTALQASQDLPLVHAIQWRLSHPLVDSTQNLTESSQAILNQIKISVQQEARYSNQLALATQKSYATYTLIGINLFVFVMEIWLGGSEDLYVLYQMGALVPENVFAGEWWRAIAAIFLHHGIVHLLTNMLGLYVFGALAEAALGRKKFLITYFFTGVGSMLAVVFVSTLTNSTTQLTVGASGAVLGMVGAEGAIQLKGWWVEKAKIAQERLRLIGIIMILQLFSDLITPQVSIVGHLSGMILGLLAGSVLFRAKHPV from the coding sequence ATGACCCTCAACCTTTTCCTGATTCAGCTTGTCCTCTTCACGGCGCTCTTTATGCTGGTTCAGGCAACTCGGCTACCACGGGGTTGGTTAGTTGCGATCGGGATCGTTCTGCTGGTATTGATGAGTGGTTTTCTGATTGCTCCTGAATGGGCGGGGCTGGTGAGTGGAAGTGTATGGGCATTGCTGATTTTGTGCCCGATGGTTGGGATTGCCAGAGTGAATCGCCTGGTTACTCAAGAACGATATCGGCAAGCCAGCTATCTGGCAAATTGGCTGAAATGGTTACATCCAGCCGATGGTTTTTGGGAATATCCGCAGTTGTTGAAAGGGCTTAACCTGGCAAAGCATGGCAGATTGGGGGAGGCAAAACAGATCCTGTGTCGTTACCAAACAGACTCAACCCCTACGGGGCGAATGGCAAAAGTAACCCTCTACCGGATGGAAGCTCGTTGGGAAGAACTGCTGAAGTGGATACAGCATAATATTCCTGAAAAGTTATTGGAACAAGAGGCGTGGTTGGGAGTTGCTTACCTGCGATCGCTGGCAGAATTAGGTGATGTAAACAGTTTGTTGCAGGGGATAGAACGCTTTGAGCAGCTTGGACGGCGAGGCTATGCGGAAGTGTTAAGAACGCTTCGGCTGTATGCGTTAGCATTTTGTGGACAATCTGAAGACCTTCAGCGGTTCCTGGACATAGCATTGCCATTCTATCCTGCACCAACGCGGCAATTTTGGTTGGCAACTGCTGAAATGGCGGCAGGCAATTGGGCGATTGCTCAAGAAAGATTAACCGCTTTACAAGCTAGCCAGGATCTCCCACTTGTACACGCAATCCAGTGGCGCTTATCCCATCCACTCGTGGACTCTACGCAAAATCTTACGGAATCTTCTCAAGCAATTCTCAACCAGATCAAAATCTCCGTCCAGCAAGAAGCTCGATACAGCAATCAACTTGCACTAGCAACTCAAAAAAGCTATGCCACCTATACCCTAATTGGGATCAATTTGTTTGTGTTCGTTATGGAAATCTGGTTAGGTGGGAGCGAAGATCTCTATGTGCTCTATCAGATGGGTGCACTAGTTCCTGAAAATGTATTCGCAGGAGAATGGTGGCGGGCAATCGCAGCAATTTTCTTACATCACGGCATTGTGCATTTACTCACTAACATGCTTGGTCTGTACGTGTTTGGCGCACTGGCTGAAGCTGCACTGGGACGCAAAAAGTTTTTAATCACCTACTTTTTCACTGGAGTTGGTTCAATGTTGGCAGTTGTTTTTGTATCAACGCTAACAAACTCCACCACTCAACTGACCGTGGGAGCCTCCGGGGCAGTTCTGGGTATGGTCGGTGCAGAAGGGGCAATCCAACTAAAAGGTTGGTGGGTTGAAAAAGCAAAGATCGCCCAAGAACGTCTGCGACTGATTGGCATAATTATGATTCTGCAACTTTTCTCTGACCTGATTACACCACAGGTGAGTATTGTTGGGCATCTTTCAGGGATGATATTGGGACTTTTGGCAGGTAGTGTTTTGTTCAGAGCTAAACACCCAGTGTAG
- a CDS encoding putative MccF-like protein (microcin C7 resistance) (IMG reference gene:2510093996~PFAM: LD-carboxypeptidase): protein MYRCYPPPPLCPGDLLRVVAPSGTLRELERMQKGINVWRSRGYRVQLTSGFDDCWGYLAGTDDNRRRQLLDALKDPECRGILCARGGYGGARVLEDFAWNWTEPKWLIGFSDITSLLMSLSQEGVSGVHAPLLTTIADEPDWSLQRLFDWVEGRSLPALTGIGWGNGVVNGQLLPVNLTVATNLLGTPIQPDFADVILAIEDVGEAPYRIDRMLTQWRLAGYFRQIRGIAIGQFSQCDPPVNIPSFTVKEVLRDRLGDLGIPIVSNLPFGHTSPNAALPVGVPVQLDGDQGILRFEVF, encoded by the coding sequence ATGTATCGTTGTTATCCTCCGCCCCCCTTATGTCCTGGTGACTTATTGCGCGTTGTGGCTCCCAGCGGCACGTTGCGAGAACTGGAACGGATGCAGAAGGGGATCAACGTTTGGCGATCGCGGGGGTATCGGGTGCAACTGACTTCCGGGTTTGATGATTGCTGGGGCTACCTAGCTGGAACGGATGATAATCGCCGTCGCCAATTGCTGGATGCCCTGAAAGATCCAGAGTGCCGAGGAATTCTGTGTGCACGAGGTGGGTATGGCGGGGCACGAGTATTAGAAGATTTTGCCTGGAACTGGACAGAACCTAAATGGCTAATTGGGTTTTCGGATATCACCAGTTTGTTAATGAGTCTGAGCCAGGAAGGTGTCTCTGGAGTTCATGCGCCCTTGTTGACCACGATCGCAGATGAACCGGATTGGTCATTGCAACGCTTGTTTGATTGGGTGGAAGGGCGATCGCTCCCTGCCCTTACAGGGATTGGGTGGGGGAATGGAGTTGTGAATGGACAATTGCTTCCAGTGAACCTCACGGTTGCAACGAACTTATTAGGGACACCAATTCAGCCTGATTTTGCCGACGTGATCCTAGCGATCGAAGATGTGGGAGAAGCTCCCTATCGAATTGATCGCATGTTGACTCAATGGCGACTTGCCGGATACTTTCGCCAAATTCGCGGCATTGCGATCGGGCAGTTCAGTCAGTGCGATCCCCCGGTCAACATTCCAAGCTTTACAGTGAAAGAAGTCTTGCGCGATCGTCTGGGCGATTTGGGTATCCCTATTGTTTCCAACTTACCCTTTGGGCACACTAGCCCGAATGCTGCTCTCCCTGTTGGGGTTCCTGTCCAGTTAGATGGTGATCAGGGCATCCTAAGGTTTGAAGTCTTCTAA
- a CDS encoding small GTP-binding protein (IMG reference gene:2510093997~PFAM: GTPase of unknown function; Domain of unknown function (DUF697)~TIGRFAM: small GTP-binding protein domain) has protein sequence MSDLVPVDPLPDFDEENRSLEAAIHSFEAIQAELNYRQAQTALHELVDGLDLTPQERCGLEPEIQGLESMMDKLDRQIVHIAVFGMVGRGKSSLLNALLGETVFETGPIHGVTRSRQTANWRLKHESVVGSDRSLTRVTLPGAGDSHIELIDTPGIDEVNGEAREAMARQIAQQADLILFIIAGDMTKVEYQALSELRQASKPIILVFNKIDQYPDADRLTIYRKIRDERVKELLSPDEIVMAAASPLVAKAVRRPDGRVAAQLSAGEPQVDELKLKILEILDREGKSLVAINSMLFADDVNERLVERKMMIRDRSANRIIWNGVITKAVAIALNPITVVDVLSSAVIDVAMILSLSRLYGIPMTQQGAWGLLQKIALTMGGISLSEMFANLGLSSLKSLFGLAAPATGGASLAAYASVAMTQAGVAGVSTYAIGQVTKTYLANGASWGPDGPKAVVTRILASLDEHSILSRIKDELRAKLDMRDRTRALHQDR, from the coding sequence ATGTCTGACTTAGTGCCCGTCGATCCGCTACCAGACTTTGATGAGGAAAATCGATCGCTGGAAGCTGCCATTCATAGCTTTGAAGCGATCCAGGCAGAGTTAAATTATCGGCAAGCCCAAACCGCCCTGCATGAACTGGTTGATGGGCTAGATTTGACTCCGCAAGAACGGTGTGGGCTGGAGCCAGAAATCCAGGGCTTGGAGTCCATGATGGATAAGCTGGATCGGCAGATCGTTCACATTGCTGTGTTTGGCATGGTGGGACGGGGTAAATCCTCGCTGCTGAATGCCCTGTTGGGTGAGACTGTATTTGAAACAGGTCCGATTCATGGAGTCACTCGCAGTCGTCAAACGGCTAATTGGAGACTGAAGCACGAATCGGTAGTAGGCAGCGATCGCTCCCTGACCCGCGTCACTCTTCCTGGCGCCGGCGACTCTCACATCGAACTGATTGACACTCCTGGTATCGATGAAGTGAACGGCGAAGCGCGAGAAGCGATGGCACGCCAGATTGCTCAACAAGCTGACCTTATCCTGTTCATCATCGCAGGTGATATGACAAAAGTGGAATACCAGGCATTGTCTGAACTGCGGCAGGCGAGTAAACCGATTATTCTTGTGTTTAACAAAATTGATCAGTATCCTGACGCTGATCGCCTGACAATTTACCGCAAAATTCGGGATGAGCGAGTCAAAGAGTTGCTTTCACCCGATGAAATTGTGATGGCAGCCGCGTCTCCTCTGGTTGCAAAGGCGGTTCGTCGACCGGATGGGCGTGTGGCAGCTCAATTGAGCGCAGGCGAACCTCAGGTAGACGAACTAAAACTCAAAATTCTAGAAATCTTAGACCGAGAAGGCAAATCACTCGTAGCAATCAATTCCATGCTGTTTGCGGATGATGTGAATGAGCGGTTGGTGGAACGTAAGATGATGATCCGCGATCGCAGTGCCAATCGCATTATTTGGAACGGGGTGATAACAAAGGCAGTGGCGATAGCCCTCAATCCGATTACCGTGGTTGATGTACTCAGCAGTGCAGTGATTGACGTTGCGATGATTTTGTCCCTATCCCGGTTATACGGCATTCCCATGACACAGCAAGGAGCCTGGGGGCTGCTGCAAAAAATTGCTTTAACCATGGGCGGGATCAGCCTGAGTGAAATGTTTGCGAATCTTGGCTTAAGCTCCTTAAAGAGTTTATTTGGTTTAGCAGCTCCTGCTACGGGAGGGGCGTCCCTGGCTGCCTATGCTTCTGTTGCCATGACTCAAGCTGGAGTTGCGGGTGTCTCTACCTATGCGATCGGGCAAGTAACTAAAACTTATCTGGCAAACGGTGCTTCCTGGGGACCTGATGGACCAAAGGCTGTGGTAACCCGAATTCTGGCATCTCTGGATGAGCATTCCATCCTCAGCCGCATCAAAGATGAACTCCGCGCCAAACTGGATATGCGCGATCGCACCCGCGCTCTTCATCAAGATCGTTAA
- a CDS encoding pyruvate kinase (IMG reference gene:2510093998~PFAM: Pyruvate kinase, barrel domain; PEP-utilising enzyme, mobile domain; Pyruvate kinase, alpha/beta domain~TIGRFAM: pyruvate kinase), whose product MQLQASQRRTKIVATIGPATSSPEVLRALIEAGATTLRLNFSHGTHEDHQRNIRLIRQTSFELNQPVGILQDLQGPKIRLGRFENGSIVLKPGDRFILTSEPMIGTQEKSCVTYEPLADEVPEGSTILLDDGRVEMRVQEVRRSEKELHCEVVVGGVLSNNKGVNFPGVYLSIKALTDKDRKDLTFGLDQGVDWVALSFVRNPNDVLEIKELISAAGKQVPVIVKIEKHEAIEEMDAILSISDGVMVARGDLGVELPAEDVPILQKRLISTANRMGIPVITATQMLDSMVHSPRPTRAEVSDVANAIIDGTDAVMLSNETAVGKYPVEAVKTMAQIALRIEQEPSKDRSGTSGRSIPNAISQAVGKIAEQLDAAAIMTLTKTGATARNVSKFRPHKPILAVTPHVDVARQLQLVWGVKPLLVLDLPSTGQTFQAAVNVAQEKNLLHEGDLIVMTAGTLQGVSGSTDLIKVEVVTGVRGKGVGIGQGSVSGRARIIQNAFEASNLNPGEILVAAGTSADMVDAIRKAAGIVTEDGSLTSHAAVIGLRLGVPVIVGVKNATAAIRDGEIITLDMQRGVIYAGANATQTDAALSTV is encoded by the coding sequence ATGCAACTGCAAGCCTCTCAGCGTCGAACAAAAATTGTTGCCACGATTGGTCCCGCTACCAGCAGCCCAGAAGTGTTGAGGGCACTGATCGAAGCGGGAGCAACCACCCTCCGGCTCAACTTCTCCCACGGAACTCACGAAGATCACCAGCGAAATATTCGGTTGATTCGCCAAACCTCATTTGAATTGAACCAGCCTGTTGGAATTTTGCAAGATCTGCAAGGACCTAAAATCCGGCTGGGACGCTTTGAGAATGGTTCCATTGTTCTGAAACCTGGTGATCGCTTTATCTTGACGAGCGAGCCAATGATTGGCACTCAAGAGAAGAGTTGCGTCACTTATGAACCACTTGCTGACGAAGTTCCCGAAGGCTCAACCATTCTGCTAGACGATGGCAGAGTGGAGATGCGGGTGCAAGAAGTCAGGCGCTCAGAAAAAGAACTTCACTGTGAAGTGGTGGTGGGGGGTGTTCTTTCTAACAACAAAGGGGTGAACTTCCCTGGCGTGTATTTGTCAATCAAGGCACTCACTGATAAGGATCGCAAAGATCTCACCTTTGGGCTGGATCAGGGAGTAGATTGGGTGGCGCTTAGTTTCGTTCGGAACCCCAATGATGTATTAGAGATTAAGGAACTAATCTCAGCCGCTGGAAAGCAAGTTCCTGTTATTGTCAAGATTGAAAAGCATGAAGCGATCGAGGAAATGGACGCTATCCTCTCTATCAGCGATGGTGTGATGGTAGCGCGAGGCGACCTGGGAGTAGAACTTCCTGCTGAAGACGTGCCGATTCTGCAAAAGCGGCTGATTTCTACTGCTAACCGGATGGGCATCCCTGTCATCACTGCGACCCAAATGCTCGATAGCATGGTGCACAGCCCCCGTCCTACCCGGGCTGAAGTCTCAGACGTTGCCAATGCCATCATCGACGGCACCGATGCCGTTATGCTGTCGAATGAAACCGCCGTGGGTAAGTACCCCGTCGAAGCGGTGAAAACAATGGCGCAAATTGCTCTACGGATTGAACAGGAACCTTCCAAGGATAGAAGCGGTACTAGCGGACGCTCCATCCCTAATGCCATTAGTCAAGCAGTCGGCAAAATTGCAGAACAGTTAGATGCTGCAGCAATTATGACCTTGACCAAAACCGGAGCCACTGCCCGCAATGTTTCCAAATTCCGTCCCCACAAGCCAATTTTGGCAGTTACTCCTCACGTGGATGTTGCCCGTCAGCTTCAACTCGTATGGGGCGTGAAGCCACTGCTGGTTTTAGATCTACCTTCAACAGGGCAAACCTTCCAGGCAGCAGTAAACGTGGCTCAGGAAAAAAACTTACTTCACGAAGGTGATTTAATCGTAATGACCGCTGGAACCTTGCAAGGTGTTTCTGGCTCCACCGACTTGATTAAAGTGGAGGTTGTGACTGGTGTTCGAGGGAAAGGCGTGGGCATCGGCCAGGGATCGGTAAGCGGTCGTGCTCGCATTATCCAAAATGCCTTTGAAGCGAGCAATCTCAATCCAGGAGAGATTTTAGTTGCTGCTGGTACCAGCGCTGATATGGTGGATGCGATTCGCAAAGCAGCCGGAATTGTGACGGAAGATGGCAGCTTAACCAGTCATGCCGCTGTGATCGGGTTACGGTTAGGGGTGCCAGTCATTGTAGGCGTGAAGAATGCCACAGCGGCGATTCGAGATGGTGAAATCATTACTTTGGATATGCAACGCGGTGTGATTTACGCTGGTGCCAATGCGACTCAAACCGATGCCGCGTTGTCTACAGTTTAA
- a CDS encoding vesicle coat protein (IMG reference gene:2510093999~PFAM: PBS lyase HEAT-like repeat; HEAT repeat) gives MSDLISQAQAAARCGDWAKVTDLLQHILLADGALFLEWGEQDTLLTLALQVLREGDFHEQWEVAKVFSSFGTAAIAPLMALLQDEEAELEAQWFAARLLGNSNHPIAIRALVEQLQASDDDDLSRMLAEALANLGVSAIAALGELLESEETRLFALQALAQIRRSETIPLLLSVVQDPQPEVRAIAIEALGSFRDSRIPDVLIQALTDPAAAVRKAAISALSVRTDLLDALGLVKHLENRLWDIDLSVCQQAALALGRLGCDAAIASLARVLTSANTPIPLQQDTIRALSWLGSDNALETLKQWLLAAPAPFSREMQLEGIAALGRWSQPELRPMAAEALVNALNLPLFAKQASLRRAIATALGELKQPATLEPLIQLLADEDVGVRLHAIAALRAIDPRTAYTRLEKMQASQDLSDNLRAGITVALSEWRTELPR, from the coding sequence ATGTCTGACTTGATCAGCCAAGCTCAAGCGGCTGCCCGTTGCGGCGATTGGGCAAAGGTAACCGACCTCTTGCAACACATTTTGCTTGCAGATGGTGCGTTATTCCTGGAATGGGGTGAGCAAGATACTTTATTGACTCTAGCGCTGCAAGTGCTCAGAGAGGGAGATTTTCATGAACAGTGGGAGGTAGCGAAGGTATTTTCTAGCTTTGGCACGGCGGCGATCGCCCCCTTGATGGCGCTATTGCAAGATGAGGAGGCAGAATTAGAGGCTCAATGGTTTGCTGCTAGGCTTCTTGGCAATTCCAATCATCCCATCGCAATTCGGGCTTTAGTTGAACAGCTTCAAGCATCAGACGACGATGATTTGAGCCGAATGCTAGCAGAAGCCCTTGCCAATTTGGGTGTTTCAGCGATCGCCGCCTTAGGTGAATTGCTGGAGTCGGAAGAAACTCGCTTGTTTGCCCTGCAGGCTCTAGCCCAAATTCGCCGTTCAGAAACCATCCCCCTGCTGCTGTCAGTGGTGCAGGACCCTCAGCCAGAGGTTCGGGCGATCGCAATTGAGGCATTGGGCAGTTTTCGTGACTCGCGTATTCCTGATGTATTGATCCAGGCGTTAACAGATCCAGCCGCAGCAGTTCGGAAAGCGGCGATCTCAGCCCTGAGTGTGCGTACTGATTTGCTCGATGCTCTCGGACTGGTCAAGCATCTGGAAAATCGTCTTTGGGATATCGATCTTAGCGTTTGTCAGCAGGCAGCATTGGCTTTGGGTCGCTTGGGTTGTGATGCTGCTATTGCTTCACTAGCGCGAGTTCTAACCTCAGCAAATACCCCCATTCCGCTGCAGCAAGATACGATTCGCGCTCTAAGTTGGTTGGGTAGCGACAATGCCTTAGAAACGCTGAAGCAGTGGTTATTGGCAGCGCCTGCTCCATTTTCTAGAGAAATGCAGTTAGAAGGGATTGCAGCCTTGGGGCGTTGGAGTCAACCGGAGTTACGACCAATGGCGGCTGAGGCACTCGTTAATGCTCTCAATCTTCCGCTTTTTGCCAAACAGGCTTCCTTACGACGAGCGATCGCTACGGCTCTGGGAGAACTTAAACAACCCGCTACTCTAGAACCCTTAATTCAGCTTTTGGCAGATGAGGATGTGGGAGTACGGCTACATGCGATCGCAGCACTGAGAGCCATTGACCCTCGAACTGCCTACACTCGGCTAGAAAAAATGCAAGCCAGCCAAGATCTTTCTGATAATCTTCGGGCTGGAATTACCGTGGCTTTAAGCGAATGGCGAACAGAATTACCCCGATAA
- a CDS encoding putative transcriptional regulator (IMG reference gene:2510094000~PFAM: Bacterial regulatory protein, arsR family) — protein sequence MSASQPVPQEVVQQLAEYFSVLGEPMRLRILNLLRDGEKCVQDLVEATETSQANVSKHLKVMVQAGIVSRRTEGTQAYYSVEDELIFELCNLVCDRLARRIEQQARKFRAFSFLGKR from the coding sequence ATGAGTGCTTCTCAGCCTGTTCCGCAAGAGGTTGTTCAGCAGCTTGCTGAATACTTCAGTGTTCTAGGTGAACCAATGCGATTGCGAATTCTGAATCTGTTACGCGATGGTGAGAAATGTGTGCAGGATCTAGTTGAAGCAACGGAAACCAGTCAAGCCAATGTTTCCAAACATTTGAAGGTGATGGTTCAGGCGGGGATTGTGAGCCGCCGAACTGAGGGAACTCAGGCTTACTACAGCGTTGAGGATGAACTTATTTTCGAACTGTGTAATTTAGTCTGCGATCGCCTCGCCCGCCGGATTGAACAGCAAGCCCGAAAATTTCGGGCTTTTAGCTTTCTTGGAAAGCGGTAG
- a CDS encoding biotin carboxyl carrier protein (IMG reference gene:2510094001~PFAM: Biotin-requiring enzyme~TIGRFAM: acetyl-CoA carboxylase, biotin carboxyl carrier protein) has translation MSLNLNELRELLEAINQMDIAELTLKSDDFELTVRRGMRVDDQLLAAGMARMPSSDAVASTPSLPVSGTAGVSTEAKATPDVVSAAPTTPFPPTNERRWVEILSPMVGTFYRAPAPDEPPFVEVGERVRVGQTVCIIEAMKLMNEIEAELAGEIIEILVQNGEPVEYNQPLMRIVPA, from the coding sequence GTGTCGTTGAATTTGAATGAGCTTCGTGAATTGTTAGAAGCCATCAACCAGATGGATATCGCGGAGTTGACATTAAAAAGCGATGATTTTGAGTTGACCGTCCGCCGCGGTATGCGGGTAGACGATCAGCTTTTAGCTGCTGGAATGGCTCGCATGCCATCATCTGATGCGGTTGCTTCCACTCCCTCTCTGCCTGTTTCTGGTACAGCGGGTGTGAGTACAGAAGCCAAGGCAACACCTGATGTTGTATCAGCGGCTCCTACTACACCTTTCCCACCAACGAATGAGCGTCGTTGGGTTGAAATTTTGTCTCCCATGGTTGGGACGTTTTACCGGGCACCTGCTCCTGATGAGCCGCCATTTGTAGAGGTAGGTGAACGGGTGCGAGTGGGGCAAACTGTTTGCATTATTGAAGCCATGAAATTAATGAATGAGATTGAGGCAGAACTAGCTGGAGAGATCATTGAAATCCTGGTGCAAAATGGTGAACCTGTGGAGTATAACCAGCCTCTGATGCGGATTGTGCCCGCATAA